In Rissa tridactyla isolate bRisTri1 unplaced genomic scaffold, bRisTri1.patW.cur.20221130 scaffold_742, whole genome shotgun sequence, a genomic segment contains:
- the LOC128903909 gene encoding LOW QUALITY PROTEIN: sodium/potassium-transporting ATPase subunit alpha-3-like (The sequence of the model RefSeq protein was modified relative to this genomic sequence to represent the inferred CDS: deleted 2 bases in 1 codon), with amino-acid sequence MTPPPQYGGSDSYRVATTQDKGGEKESPKKGKSKTRDLDDLKKEVAMTEHKMSIEEVCRKYNTDCVQGLTHSKAQEILARDGPNALTPPPTTPEWVKFCRQLFGGFSILLWIGAILCFLAYGIQAGTEDEPSNDNLYLGIVLAAVVIITGCFSYYQEAKSSKIMESFKNMVPQQALVIREGEKMQLNAEEVVVGDLVEVKGGDRVPADLRIISAHGCKVDNSSLTGESEPQTRSPDCTHDNPLETRNITFFSTNCVEGTARGGRRGGVVIATGDRTVMGRIATLASGLEVGKTPIAVEIEHFIQLITGVAVFLGISFFILSLILGYTWLEAVIFLIGIIVANVPEGLLATVTVCLTLTAKRMARKNCLVKNLEAVETLGSTSTICSDKTGTLTQNRMTVAHMWFDNQIHEADTTEDQSGTAFDKSSATWVALSHIAGLCNRAVFKGGQENVPILKRDVAGDASESALLKCIELSSGSVKVMRERNKKVAEIPFNSTNKYQLSIHETEDPNDNRYLLVMKGAPERILDRCSTILLQGKEQPLDEEMKEAFQNAYLELGGLGERVLGS; translated from the exons ACGGAGCACAAGATGTCGATCGAGGAGGTCTGTCGGAAATACAACACGGACTGCGTgcag GGCCTGACCCACAGCAAGGCGCAGGAGATCCTGGCGCGGGACGGGCCCAACGCCCTGACGCCCCCCCCCACGACCCCCGAGTGGGTCAAGTTCTGCCGCCAGCTCTTCGGGGgcttctccatcctcctctggATCGGCGCCATCCTCTGCTTCCTGGCCTACGGCATCCAGGCCGGCACCGAGGACGAGCCCTCCAACGACAAC ctgtacCTGGGCATCGTCCTGGCCGCCGTCGTCATCATCACCGGCTGCTTCTCCTACTACCAAGAGGCCAAAAGCTCCAAGATCATGGAGTCCTTCAAGAACATGGTGCCCcag caagccctggtgATCCGGGAGGGGGAGAAGATGCAGCTGAACgcggaggaggtggtggtgggcgACCTGGTGGAGGTGAAGGGGGGGGACCGCGTCCCCGCCGACCTGCGCATCATCTCGGCTCACGGCTGCAAG gtggaCAACTCGTCGCTGACGGGGGAGTCGGAGCCCCAGACGCGCTCCCCCGACTGCACCCACGACAACCCCCTGGAGACCCGCAACATCACCTTCTTCTCCACCAACTGCGTCGAGG ggacggCCCGGGGG GGACGGCGCGGGGGGGTGGTGATCGCCACGGGGGACCGGACGGTGATGGGGCGCATCGCCACGCTGGCCTcggggctggaggtggggaagACGCCCATCGCGGTGGAGATCGAGCACTTCATCCAGCTCATCACCGGCGTCGCCGTCTTCCTCGGCATCTCCTTCTTCATCCTCTCCCTCATCCTGGGCTACACCTGGCTGGAGGCCGTCATCTTCCTCATCGGCATCATCGTGGCTAACGTCCCTGAGGGGCTGCTGGCCACCGTCACC gtgtGCCTGACGCTGACGGCCAAGCGCATGGCGCGCAAGAACTGCCTGGTGAAGAACCTGGAGGCCGTGGAGACGCTGGGCTCCACCTCCACCATCTGCTCCGACAAGACGGGGACCCTCACCCAGAACCGCATGACGGTGGCCCACATGTGGTTCGACAACCAGATCCACGAGGCCGACACCACCGAGGACCAGTCGG gcaccgCCTTTGACAAGAGCTCGGCCACCTGGGTGGCCCTGTCCCACATCGCCGGGCTCTGCAACCGCGCCGTCTTCAAG GGGGGGCAGGAGAACGTCCCCATCCTcaag cgcgACGTGGCCGGCGACGCCTCGGAGTCGGCGCTGCTGAAGTGCATCGAGCTCTCCTCCGGCTCCGTCAAGGTGATGCGGGAGCGCAACAAGAAAGTGGCCGAGATCCCCTTCAACTCCACCAACAAGTACCAG ctctCCATCCACGAGACCGAGGACCCCAACGACAACCGGTACCTGCTGGTGATGAAGGGAGCCCCCGAGCGCATCCTGGACCGGTGCTCCaccatcctgctgcagggcaaggaGCAGCCCCTGGACGAGGAGATGAAGGAGGCCTTCCAGAACGCCTacctggagctgggggggctcgGCGAGAGGGTCCTGGGTAGCTaa